The Gossypium hirsutum isolate 1008001.06 chromosome D02, Gossypium_hirsutum_v2.1, whole genome shotgun sequence region AGGAAGAATATCAGGTAAGTACCAATTGTGAAAGAGCTTTCCTATGTGTTTCCTGATAAACTCTCAAGCATGCCGCCAGACCGAGAGGTGGAGTTCTCACACTCGTGGTGTGTAGCAcatggatgggtaggatctttGCACCGTTTCTTATGAACATGCCTATGCATATAGAATTTGTTTTACATATGATGCTATGTTTCACTGTAACTTGACTGTTTGAATGtatttatattgtttattctGTTAAGATTCACACTAAGCTTTCCAAGTTCACCTCTTTAGTTTACTTCTTATAGATAACTGTCAAGGTTAGGATTAGACTCAGAGAATTCAGAGGTCTCATCACGGATTTATTTAGtaaagtaattttaattttagtttatttattatgatttttattttaggactgtagattttgttaaatatgGACTGTGGCATgagttgtttttattttgattttgtatgCATGGAACTTTGGTTAAAAATTGATCAGTTCTAATAACCAGCTTAATATGAATTAAAACACAATTTTTGTACAAAAATTAAAGGCAACACTTTTTTCATTGCATAATAGTGAAATGGAGTTTTTTAAGGCAAAATGACGAAAACAATCATGTTTTTCTTTAAAACGACACAAAACCTAAATAACTGGACTCTAAGTCATTCAGCTTAATAATTTGACATTTTTGTAATCCTAGGACAACTACTCTAAGTTTTTCTAAAAGTTGGACAAATAATCGTTTTGAAAGCGGAACATATTACTTGGCCATTTCGATGGCTAATGTAGCATTTAGAATTTGgctataacgtctaggtcgggtttgagaGGTTACAATTTTTATTTGAGAAAGCTTTGGaagtttaatatataaaatttttcgGTTATTTTCATGAGTATGGAAAAAATGTGATCATGGTGAGAAATGGATTCCCAAGGAAATTAGAAGGTGAATTCAAGTGTATGGAGGCTTGATTTTGTGATTAAGAGCATAAAAAGGTAAGTACGCTTGGATAACCTTACTTTCTCCTAATCTAGTGTGCATAGTAAATTGCTAGAATTGtgtaataaatatgaaaatggtTAATTAATGAATGCGTAATGccacaattttatttttgaatttcacACTGGACCGAGATAGATTcaattacaattttaaaataaattattttggaaATTGCGTTTGGAaggataaattttatatttttagaaaatataatgGATTAtggaattatttgaaattttagtttaatttcgagactaatttgatttctattttgttttaaggatgaaattgaaattttcatctatttataggagaGTAATCTTGTAATTAACcctattatattttagttttgttGAAGAGATAGGAAAGAAAAAGTAGCCGTGTATTTTTTATCATTAAgttttatcattatcattattattattaataattattattcaacaagattttgatttattttaagaaattaagtAATTATTTGGGTGCTTAATTGGGCTAAGGATTAATTGAGAAGAAAGGTTAAATTGGGTGTTTaaataattagggactaaagtgagtAAGGATAATAATGAGATGATTTTATGTTGCAATTTTTCAAAGAACTCCTCAATaaattttcccctttttcttctCCATTGCCACATTTTTCTTTTGACCAGGTCAAATACTTTCACCAATCAAACCCTTGCTTACTCAACTTctaaaccaataaaaaaattcCCCGATTTCCTTTACCCAAAGAATAAAACTTTTCACCCCATCTTCCCAGCCATCTTCACGTCCCTGTACTGCCTATCACCACCACACCGTGCCTCGCTTCAGCCCTCTCTGTTGCACTTTCTTTCCAGCAACCGGCACACCACGCGATCCTCTACTTACATCCATTGTTTCACCGATCAGCACCCGCCAGCTTTGCACCATTTATAGTCACCGTTCAGCCCTCAAAACTTGCCGTGCGTCGAATACTTTTCATTTCTTGCTTCTATTGTGTCATACGGGGATTAAGGTTCATGCTTGGGCAGTCTTCATCGTTAAAGAACATTGAAGAAAATCAAGTTGACGAGTTAAAAGACTTCTGGTATAGATGTCAAAGAAATTCTCtcctttaaatatttttttctcttgaTGTTTTCATGTCAATAGCGTTTcatgttttagtttaatttgctTTAGATTCTACTAATTGTTGAAGGTATAGTATGATATTATGTTGAGTGcatatctctctctctctttcattACACTTCCATCAAGTCAAAGATTTAGGATTATTAATTATAAGTTTGAGATAACCTACATTTATACACACTTAAGGTTAGTTTACAATTTtgatgttaatattattattcgATTAGTTTGAATTAAAGTAGGTCGAATTAGACTTCCGTGAGACTAATTTATTAGATTGATCGGATTGATCATCGGATGGGTTTAAGATTAGGCTAAAAATAGTGTAATTTAAGTTAGATATAGAATTAGATACATTTTATTTAGAattgttaaattttgtttaaGATTTAAATTGGACCAATTGCCACAATGGGACCacttagatttatttatttatttatgattttgtattttttttctattgaagTGAAAGAGTTAAATAAATCgtggaaattaaaattcattgtGGATTGATTGGTTCTAAGCAACGAGCATTTAGAAATCAGTTTGTGATCTTTGAATTTTATTTGCCTTAGATTGTGGTTAATTTAATTGCTTAATGTGTGAAaattatttttgtgaaattgttGAGAATatcttataattgtttataaaagtgcttttaaataatttctaaaTGCCTGGTAAAATGTGTCAAAAACTTttagatatagatggcatgtcgTAGAGTATAGGGGTCCTCATATTGCATCCGGGAGTATTGTTATTCTTGCACTTCGCATATTTGGTGTGATGGTTGGCTAAGTCGTGCTATGCACTGatagcatgtttattttacatattttacgtGCTCAAATCAACTTGTTCTTGAATTAATTCATGCTAATTggtgaattttatgtttaaatcttGTAAGGAACGAAATTCGGATGCTTTAATGTAAAAACAAGCAGAAAAGGATTCAATTAGAGCATGAACAATAGAAGAGGGGCCAAAtcaaaaatttggagacatttaAGGGCTAATCAAATTTTTGATATTGTAAAAGccaaatttctaaaataaaatctgatattttatttcatgtaattagtgGGTAGGTGAGATTAGCCTAATTTTAgtatatgatttgtatataaaTAAGGTGTATGGTGGACTTGAAAAGACACACCTTGAATACtcggaaattgaataaaaaaatcaattcatttcttGCTTTCTTTGTGTGAAATAGTAGCCGTCATTCTGCcaactttcttttccttttaattatTTAGGGTTAATTATTTCCCAAGTCCTTCCCTTATTTTATCTCCCATCATTTCCATTTAAGCTATTtccataaaccaaaaaaaaagcatgattaatttcatgcttcactaaatcTCTACTTAGCTTTAAGCCAATATTCTTTTCGGTAAAAAAATCGTGACAAATGTACCCACACTAAAAATCTTTCATAACGGTATTCACTATCTCTCTAGAATATTGggattgacaaattcatccattAAAGTTAACTTAATTTCAACTCAAAAGCACGCGTCGGGTTGGAGTCATTTTGGCGTACAGTTGGGAAGACAAGTCGGCCGTGTAGTATTTGGATTCTTGCGAACAAATTGGCATATCCTGGTGGGGTCATACTAGTGGGATTTTcgtcaagggagatagtgatcggATGTAAACGTCCTGTGCAATTGAGGctgttaattcgagttgggttcttcagaacgcAAGGCTATCGAGGTCTTGAATTGCGAACGCGTGTGTCGCGGTTAGACAattggtaagggttggtttgtagGGCATACCGGAATCaactacgagaggaagaattgaCGGTTAGGACGTTTTTAGccgctataactagcttattgtttagccgctataactagcttattgtttggaggagaaaatttatttttgaggATCGATTCAGAAACCGAACTCcaccgagtctaaggctaaggctttATAATTCTGTTCacaaaattcaaattcattttctaattttattttatttttgatgtacataatttttaatttctgctATCTCACGTACTTAATTTCTAGACATTTTCAACTcccataatttattttatttatttttcaataggTCTGTATGGAGTTGTGGGCACGACTACTGCCACGATTATCGACACGATAGAAATTCTGTTCACAAGAAAAAAACGAAAGTTGATCATAATTACCAATCTctgtggactcgaccctactactcTTTACTACtgtttagatttattttattttaggacTTTTTATTTGTGGTTTTGACGCCCATGATGCACACACTTGAGTATCGTTATCGTTATAAGAAATGCTTTGTGCCTTTTTCATTGATCGTTTGGATCGTGTATCAGAATGTACTTCCTACATGTGCTACTTGAGCTAAATTTTaatatgtgaatttttttattaatgagatattgaaattttgttaaaatttcattattgCTTGTTTTGTAAAGTGTTTTATGCAATTGTACTTTCCATATTGAATATTTACGAGTGTTTTATAATGTTTCTTTTACTTAACCTTTATATGTGGCTAAATTAGAATTTGGAGATCACTAAGCTTTGTAAGCTCAGCGTATCAGATAAACTTTTTTGTGAATAATTTATTGTTGAATCAGAAGTTCATGTCAGAGAAGTATTGTCTCAGTGCCTCTGCATTTTCGCTTAGTTTCTAAAATCCCTtatattaatataacatttgacTTGTACTTTGGATCTATTAATTTGGTCGATTTGGttactttgattttattttagaaCTTATCAGTTATTTGATTGAGTtctattaaatgatttttattttattttttaattattagtgaGTTTAAAGTTATGTCTTAATGTGTAATGATTGAACGATTGATTGAGTGGGTCACTTTGGTGACCACTATGATGCTCTGGATTCAATAAGGCTTCTgaaccgggtttggggtgttaatgtaacacccctagtcCGGTTCGATCGTCAAACTCAAGCTATGGAATGCTACTACTGTTACCAAAGTGAGTGACCTACAAATTATAACAACTAACTCACTTAAACaacaattcatttcataatttaatgtACAATATGATTTACAAAAAACAAACTACGACTCAAACGAGCTTACAATAGCTCTCAGTTGACCCGACAATGAAGAAGGACCAtactaataactttcaaaattttgacgACAGGTATTGAAACCCACATTAAGTACCAATACCATTTTCAATTTTGATGTTTCaaaaatcaaagtaaaatttATAAGTATTGATACTTTGGCCTAAGGTATCGACACTCCTGTTAGgaggtatcaataccaaatttagTATCGATACCGTTTTGACATCCTAccctttttcaaaatttaaacatattgatACCTTATAAAGTATCGATCCTTGAGaataagtatcgataccaaattaacATTCTGCCAATTTTGAATCATGGTAATTTGGTAAAGTAGCGACACCTTAGTCCATGGTATTAGTACATTTTTCCAGAGGGTCAAAACTCTCACATTTAAGTACTTTTACATGCTCAAGccaagaaaaaatcaaattttgcttAAGGGCACCCTACAAACCTGTACAAAGAAATTCATTTCATACCCTAAACATACCAATTTCTAATTTGTAACATTCTTAACCATTAACATTTGCATTCATTCAAGTCCAACATTTAAGCATACTACAATATACACATATAAGGCATAAGATATTGCTTAAATATATATTCATGCACATATGAACATTAGTTTTCCaagtttaaacattaaacataatGTCAACCAAATCAACAACTCCCAAGCTATGTCATACAAAAGcccctaagtacatgccacaatATCGAGTTAAATGAGTAAAAGTCTACCGAGTTGATAAAAGGATAGTGTGACCTTCAAGCTAATCCGGTTTATAAGTTCCACAAATGACGATCTACAGAAACAGAAAACAACTAGGTAAGCATTTCGAATACTTAGTAACTTCATACTTAAATAACGATAATTTAcctcactatacaaataatcatataacTAAATAACATTACTCAATGCAAATAACTTGACATAGAAAAGTCCCAACAAATAGGTGAGTTCAGTATAAACCAAATCATATAGTAATTTCAACATTTATAATGCTATTCAATTTAGTAACATTCACATTGAATTCGGGTTTTAATACTATATACATTATCGGATCATCAAATACAATTTGAGCATCAAGCTCGTAACATgtcaatttcaattcactttctaTTGTTCAAATGGCCTGATGAACTCTAGTAAATATACTCGAATACAAGGGTAACTACACCATTCCAGAGAGCACCATAGTGCTAAACAAAGAACACAAAGTACTAAGTAGAGAGTATCGAAGTACTGAACAAAGAGTATCAAAGTATTGAAAAGAGAGCACAAAAGTGCTGAACCCGTACAAGTGCGcaactaaccctattggcatgccaatcgtattcTAATCATTTACTAAGTTCACTCAGACATTTATATTGAATTCGTAACATATACATTATCATAACATCTCCATGAACATATCATCTACCATGAAACGTTTCATATCCATTCAACATTCCATATAggttataattgtcacataggcaagacttcacaatttagtccatatccCACCTTTCGTACTAAatcataaatatttcaaaatataattaaatattcatacatacataagtcaattaaataaaaaattaaatataattgtaCCATATGAAATTACCTGACAAAACTCAGTAATCAAGTTGAATTGTAGGGATCATTCAacattttcccttttcctcggtTATCCTTGActtgattcaaatattgatctatataataatttaatttcaatttatcagTTCCAAATATCCTATAAAAcctatatatatgcatatgacatTTCAATTTCATCTTAAAAAAGTTagctaaagtttcacattttatttgACTTAGTCACTAAAACTGAAatcaatctcaatttcatccatctAAAACCTTCTACAGTCCatatttatagaaatttcataccaattttgaaatattaatactTTAGTCCCTACGTTCAATTAGTCCTTTATCTAAGCTTACAAActaatcatttaacataaaaaaaacttcAAGAAATAATCAATGGCAACTCTTGAAAACTTCAACAGTTTTAGAAACTAGTacttgggctagctaaatcaagctcctgggatttcaaaaacataaaatttacaaaaaaatgaatCAGAAATTGCTTAACAACTTAAGGTTTAGAGCATGGCTGTAACGACCTGAGAAATAAGGTGTTACATGGACAAAACTAAGGGTTTTCTCCTTTCCTTCAATCTATTTTAGATGAAAAATATAAAGATGAtccttattttttaatatttttggctTATATACTTATGATTAGGTTTAGTTAATTACTAATTATTCTAATTAAGCTTATTTAACTTATCCATAAGACAAATTAACTTAAGTTAGTGGGTTCCAACAACCACTACCACCGAATACACATTTTTTAATGGCCAAATTGCATAATTGGTCTATTaattaactaaaacttcatagtgattaacttttacaacttttacaatttagttcttatacctcaattaactatccaaatgacaaaattaatggaccaaactttaattaaactttatactaacctcataaatattaagtattaatatttacagactcaatcatcgaaaatggggttccaaaaccaccattttttgacaccactgacttTTGGGCTATTAGAGTTACAGAATGCATGTAATATCCATGATTTAATTTGTTGGAAAAAATATGTTGTGAGATGTATAAAATAGGTAATGGAGGACTTGTGATgattaaacttgaatttaaaatgcCATGATAATCATTAATGTGATATAGTAATTTTGGTTACCATGGAATGATCATTGAAGATGATTTGGCATATATGAGCATATATGAAAAGTGATACTAATGTGAAGAATATGATAACATGTCTGTAAAACtaatttaaagaatatttttcaacattattatagtgtaaaaataaaagaattggtAGCTAGAAAGGTGTATGTGTCATATGAGTAATGTAAGGCCATGCATATAAGGTCTTCATAACCCTTCGTGGAATTGTTAAGAGTATagtgtttatttaatgaatttggtaTTTATGGATTATGTAAAGCATATATGGAAGAATTAGGTATACTATGAAGCCTAAATTGAAATAtgaatgtgaatatatatatgtgtgcgcGCGTGTGTGAGCATTTAAATTGCCTTTATATGAAATTTGCATATACGTGAGGCACTCAATGTGCCTAATTGTACAATGAGGTTACAAAATGACTAGATAATGGTGTGttgttgaaagcaccaaaaataaccTATCTCTAAGAAATAACGAAAAGAATAATATAAGGGAAGTAGGTCAAATCCTCGGGATTGGATCGCTACAACTTCTTGTTCCTCAAAATCCTGAGATCATTCATGCCTAAGAAAAATGTCTAACCcgggaaaaaaatttaaaatatggacgagtagaaattgaataaattgaaattgcaATTGTAAAAAGACACAAAGTTAAAGGGGTTTTTCGATTTGAGGGATTCTAGCCTTCAGTTATCTCGATCCTCCTTGGATTCAATCATAGgattttaggtgatccttctcatgACAGAATatgccagttatagtggaagaggacgcctacggcCACCAGCTCCACTTATTTTTTAGCCTTATAATTTAGacgaacctgactctagccaaccgtcACTTTTGTGGGACAATCTTCCACTAGATCATCAtttctcaatggcgaatgccaCGCCATTTCGTCTCTTGGGCTCAAAAACCACTGATGCAGTAAGTTAACGAATCAAcagtgcaaccttcccaaaacatacaaagctttcgcctttgcacaagatgaaaagatTCCTTTCGGAAGGACATGGACGGAAGTGTCAGTCCCGTAATGTGAAGAAATGATGAATAATCGTTGAGAAGGGTTAAGTGTgggttctaagcctcatgaaatTTTTTAGAGGAGTCTTGATAACCTTTGGCTTgatgagtttagtggctcatgcttttcgggaaaaaaaatcaagtttaatggaatggaattatattggaaaataaaaggaacaaaaagGCTAGGAGCCTTAGGGGGAAAGAGTTTTTTTACAGAAATGATGGGTGAATATTCATGTCACTCTATCCActatttataatacataaaaaaacctagtttgttcctatttaaactctagaagataataaaagatataatttaaaattaaatctaaacaatATCATAATGATCCTAAcaataatcctaaaaataaaattcaaatttaaataaagtcttatgttcataaatctcttctttgaattttttgCCCCAAGTCTTTCACACTTTCCATTTTCGGCACCACTTCTTCCCTATTTAGCATGCTGACtcgttttgtctttaaattcatgctttttgcccccaaatttccttttgccatcaatttagtccctataagataaaaaaaacataaggaacccaaattagtaggatcgtactcaaaatatatgtaattaacacataaaagtatgccattttagagtattatcagaTACACTCTCAACTCTAtgaattctaaaatattttaaaattgactaTGTCTGGTTAGGAAATGAGTTAATGGCATGAATCAAAATAAACTACTTTTGAATTTAGTGTGCCACACTGGAGGCCCACAGTTGATCGGGACGACAAGTATGACCCtagggaaaaattttgaattttgggctcacacggcccaaaatggcttgcccgtgtggcctacacaaCTTGGCACACAAcccacacatgctcgtgtggtccACACAGCCCAAAATGCCCTAAGCTGTGTAGTCCgcacggcccaaaatggcctagactgtgtgtcatacacggccgtgtgtcacacatggccatgCGGCGTTGACAGTCCCCAATTTTAGCTTTCGCCATTCGTTGTTTTTTCTGGTTTCTTGTTACGTACCTTGACTAATTCTGATGCGAAAACACCCGCGAGACTTTTCGAACCTATATGCATCCATTAAAACCCAAATCAACAACGTACATGAGTGAATTAATATACACACCCTCGATTACCTCCAAAAACAATACCAAACGAACCACTTAAAATTAAAGAACGAAATAACACCTTCCCACAAAATGAACAACAGCCACACACACGAATCAAGTTACCAGAGGAAAACCCAATCAAGCCACACACACTTAATTAATACACAACCCAAAAATTGATAGTACATTCTTATTACTTCAAAGCCCTCAACATCAACTAACAACCTTCGACAAAAGCATAGAAAACGAAAAAAAAGGAAACGTTACTTGCACAGATGGAGTAGTAATGAATTAAACACGATCACCACCCACAATTGAGAATCGTAATAAACCACAACCCAAAAAGCCATAGttcctattatttttaaataaactaaaataatatgGAAAATAAAATGTAACAGAATGGGACTATGAGAAACGTGAATAATAGGGAAATgggttattattattaaaaaacaaaacaaaatcttcctattatttttaaataaactaaaataaaaataacaaaataataataataataaccaaccATCCCTATCCATCCACTAACTCTTTCCTATCCAACAACTTACAAAAGTTTAAATTTGACCAAAAAACACACAAAGTGGCCGTTCCACACTAAAaccaacaaaaataataatttttctctAGCGAGGACTTGAACATACAATCTCAACACTTGTGacagattttaacaaataaaagttcatatttttagggtgttacaactctaacCCCTAAAATAAGTTTcgaccttgaaatttacctgactcAAGTAGATGGGAATATTGTTGTCGAAttgagtcctcaggttcccaagtggcttcctctgTGCCATGATTCCGCCACAGAACCTTAACAAACAGAATAGATTTCCTCCTAAAGACTTTCACATTTTGATCCAGAATCTGAATAGGCTTTTCCTTAAACGTCAAATTTGGTCTAACCTTAATCTCCTCAACAAAAATAATATGAGATGGATCCGAccgatatcgcctcaacatagagacatgaaacacatcatggatatgGTCTAACTTTGGAGGTAGCTCGAACTGGTAAGTGACTGATCCCACACGTTTCAGGATCCGATATGGCCCAACGAACCTagagctcaacttgcccttacgtccaAGACGCAGAACTTTCTTCCTTGGAGACACCTTAAGAAACACATAGTCACCCACGAAGTACTTAATATCCATTCTTTTTAGATTTTCATAGGACTTCTATCTATTAGAAGCCGCCTTAAGATGATTCTGAATTAGTCTAACTTtgtcttcagtctcggaaaccaacttaGAActcaaaacccgtcgctcacccaactgaATATTAGACTAGAAGCTGCCATCTAAATACTTGACTagaagctattattgtaggcgaactcggCTACCAAtagaaaatcctcccaactacctcaaaaatcaatcacacaactccgaagcatatcctccagtatctgaatcaacCTCTTAGATTGACCATAtttctgaggatgaaatgcaataaTGAAGTCGAATCTCGAACCCAACGCCTTATGAAGTTTCCTCCAAAATTAAGAAGTGAAGCGAGAATCTCTATCAGATATAATCGAGATCGGTACCCCATGAAGTCTCACGATATCTGAAATATATAACTTAGCCAACTTTTGAAGGGAGTattgataagccataaaagtaacatgtttttaatcccattcttaatgtgtttttagatgatttattatgtaaattagtgaatttgatgcttctaatcctctaaattcatgtttctatacttaagtgagcatGGTGGAGCGAAAGAAGCCAAAATCAAGCAAAAAGAGCTATTTTTAGCATCTACATAGCCTgagcatttccacacgggctggccacacgcccgtgtgagccacacgggttggCCACATGTCCATGTGCCAGCCAGTGTCAATTTCACACCATGTTTCCCAAACATgtgaaaaaacctaatttttaggctttttgagcattctaaagtctataaataataattagaagaagacctaagggaGCACAGAGAGAAGAATgaagaaaagactcgaagaacGCCACCAGATTCAACTCAGAAGAGGATTTCCTCCAAGATTAAAGatctttattcaatttctttagaagttttatTGGATTTCTTTATGTCTTATTGTTAtcctaattttgagatgattttattCCAGATTAgaaactaaattccctagatacttagggaagatgaaacctaagatgaatccctttatttgatttttgaattacatgataaatacttgattcttgttatcaaatatgtatgcttattttgtgttttaatattttcaggatattaattcatgttaatgtgcttattttagtGGAGCAAATGTCCCTGTTtaatagtagatctagcataattgaatggagttgcatgcaatcctagaaataggacgacataaatctaccagattagagtcaaatctaataggggaatctatagatcAAATTAATATGATAATAGGGGTTTTTATTAGAAAgggatttcaattaatcaacctagattcAGCTGTTTTTACTCTTGaaaaagatattaatataatttagggatttctacggatcaagacacaagtgaataaatcatttaattcagatacaaaataataggtgaagtctaggtggattcttttccaggtattgtctatctcattagttttattctattattttcttaattcattctctgttgagttcttagtaattagtttaattaattttatattaaaaactaTTTCGTCAATTtctcggctaaataatagaaaaatagtaatttctagtacttttagtcctcgtggatacgatattccctactcacgatagctatactattatccgataggtgtgcttgcctttgtcgtaattatagttagtttagtgaccatcaagtttttggcgccgttaccggggacttaaatattaggaacactcaatttttattaatttatccatttatttttatttctttttatttttgtttctagtttaattttttgttttctaatttttttttaatttgcttctAGCAGGTTCCTtcagtttatgactagaagaaacccgtcgggaccattagtatttaattttgaaattgaaagtaCAGCTCACAGAAACCATAGAGAAGCAATGCAGAATCGACAAAATATAGTGGAAGAGCAATAAGACATTattattactgaggagatggctgataatcaaaataatcagctacctcctgtggttgctgcgAATCCTGCTCCTCATACTATGTACGATTATTCCAAGCCCACTCTAAATAGG contains the following coding sequences:
- the LOC107908032 gene encoding uncharacterized protein; the protein is MDIKYFVGDYVFLKVSPRKKVLRLGRKGKLSSRFVGPYRILKRVGSVTYQFELPPKLDHIHDVFHVSMLRRYRSDPSHIIFVEEIKVRPNLTFKEKPIQILDQNVKVFRRKSILFVKVLWRNHGTEEATWEPEDSIRQQYSHLLESGSKSLAGVFASELVKWFLSPRDEMAWHSPLRNDDLVEDCPTKVTVG